In Desulforamulus hydrothermalis Lam5 = DSM 18033, a genomic segment contains:
- a CDS encoding GGDEF domain-containing protein, which translates to MARPGGFGLIYTWLVIGLGFGWLWLVFPGLNLDQGSTLALLLALGILAEWLAVPLARGYLSGSYIVVAACQLTCGGAATAWVTGLVALLGLGIANRGNPLRTILFNSAQHVLAAALADAAYRLATGQVLPVLIFTVVYFMVNHLLVYLYLLPGRRDHPDIFGWDALRWDAYTYLLTTPYGILMAALFDKAGTGWAALLFLPVPVAQVILRKYVHMELANRQLTALYQVARRLRQEVAPDDFFQVFLQECRRFLTFQGAVLYFRSPRRQLFLPCAAQGPWRAELGSSVVVPGEGLLGQALINRQPLVIEDVRKEVDQAAAGPCRHFRSVLAVPLLARGEASGLLVLGDTRPGLYEEKQGQIVSIMGSQVAMLLANEMLAEQLQQMAVVDPLTGLFNHRRFYRQAVNRLLGLAPGETAALLLAGVDELPLLNARYGHGAGDAVLQAAAGVLRDISRPDCLLGRYSGSRLAALVPGCDTAAALQLAERLRAAARDCRVAENSPQPLRLTLAVGVAVFPQDTNRPDRLFLAAEQALARAGELGRDRAIAYSQTVKLKANRDPTSAVT; encoded by the coding sequence ATGGCCCGACCGGGCGGCTTCGGCTTAATATATACGTGGCTTGTGATTGGGCTTGGCTTTGGCTGGCTGTGGCTGGTGTTTCCCGGGCTTAACCTGGATCAGGGGAGTACCCTGGCCCTGCTGCTTGCCCTGGGCATCCTGGCGGAGTGGCTGGCGGTTCCTCTGGCCCGGGGCTACCTGTCCGGCAGCTACATAGTTGTGGCGGCCTGCCAACTGACCTGCGGCGGGGCGGCCACCGCCTGGGTCACCGGCCTGGTGGCCCTGCTGGGGCTGGGCATTGCCAACCGCGGCAACCCCCTGCGCACCATCCTGTTTAACAGCGCGCAGCACGTTTTAGCGGCGGCGCTGGCGGATGCCGCCTACCGGCTGGCAACCGGCCAGGTGTTGCCCGTCCTTATTTTTACCGTTGTATATTTTATGGTCAACCACCTGCTGGTTTATCTTTACCTGCTGCCCGGGCGCCGGGATCACCCGGATATATTTGGCTGGGATGCCCTGCGCTGGGACGCTTATACATATCTTTTAACCACCCCTTACGGTATCTTGATGGCCGCCCTTTTTGACAAAGCGGGCACCGGCTGGGCGGCGCTGTTGTTCCTGCCGGTGCCGGTGGCCCAGGTAATCCTGCGCAAATATGTGCACATGGAACTGGCCAACCGGCAACTGACCGCCCTTTACCAGGTGGCCCGGCGGTTGCGGCAGGAGGTTGCGCCGGATGATTTTTTTCAAGTATTTTTGCAGGAATGCCGGCGCTTTCTGACCTTTCAAGGGGCGGTGCTGTATTTCCGGTCGCCCCGGCGGCAGTTGTTTTTGCCCTGTGCCGCCCAGGGGCCCTGGCGGGCTGAACTGGGCAGCAGCGTGGTGGTTCCCGGCGAGGGCCTGCTGGGACAAGCCCTGATTAACCGGCAGCCGTTGGTGATAGAGGATGTGCGCAAAGAAGTTGACCAGGCTGCGGCAGGCCCTTGCCGGCATTTCCGGTCAGTGCTGGCGGTTCCCCTGCTGGCCCGGGGGGAAGCAAGCGGCCTGTTGGTGCTGGGCGACACCCGGCCGGGCCTTTATGAGGAAAAGCAGGGTCAAATTGTCAGTATCATGGGCAGCCAGGTGGCTATGCTGCTGGCTAACGAAATGCTGGCCGAGCAGTTGCAGCAGATGGCGGTGGTTGACCCGCTGACCGGTTTGTTTAACCACCGCCGGTTTTACCGCCAGGCGGTAAACCGGCTGCTGGGCCTGGCCCCCGGGGAAACGGCTGCCCTGCTGCTGGCCGGCGTTGATGAACTGCCGCTGCTGAACGCCCGTTACGGGCATGGGGCGGGGGATGCGGTTTTGCAAGCTGCTGCCGGGGTGCTGCGGGATATCAGCCGCCCCGATTGCCTGTTGGGCCGCTACAGCGGCAGCCGGCTGGCTGCTCTGGTGCCCGGCTGCGACACAGCGGCCGCCCTGCAGCTGGCCGAGCGGCTGCGGGCAGCTGCCCGGGACTGCCGGGTGGCGGAAAATTCGCCCCAGCCGCTTAGGTTAACGCTGGCGGTGGGGGTGGCGGTGTTTCCCCAGGATACCAACCGGCCGGACCGGCTTTTCCTGGCCGCCGAACAAGCGCTGGCCCGGGCCGGGGAGCTGGGCCGGGACCGGGCCATTGCCTACAGCCAGACGGTAAAATTAAAAGCAAACCGGGATCCAACTTCAGCAGTTACTTAA
- a CDS encoding cold shock domain-containing protein, whose translation MLGKVKWFNAEKGYGFIEREEGGDVFVHFSAIQEEGFKTLAEGQEVEFDIVEGARGPQAANVVKR comes from the coding sequence ATGCTCGGCAAGGTAAAATGGTTTAATGCGGAAAAAGGTTATGGTTTTATTGAAAGAGAAGAGGGCGGCGATGTCTTCGTCCACTTTTCCGCCATTCAAGAAGAAGGTTTCAAAACATTAGCTGAAGGTCAAGAAGTTGAATTCGACATCGTTGAAGGAGCTCGCGGGCCTCAAGCTGCTAACGTTGTTAAACGTTAA
- a CDS encoding DUF1659 domain-containing protein produces MAVVKQPFSCSLKLRYQKGVNANGDPVYVNRTYQRVKLTAGDQAIYEVAQAISSLQAQTLLGVYRVDDGELINQ; encoded by the coding sequence ATGGCAGTGGTAAAACAGCCCTTTTCTTGCAGCCTGAAGTTGCGCTACCAGAAAGGCGTCAACGCTAACGGCGATCCGGTTTACGTAAACAGAACCTATCAGCGGGTAAAACTGACCGCCGGCGACCAGGCCATCTATGAGGTAGCCCAGGCCATCAGCAGCCTGCAGGCGCAAACCTTGCTGGGTGTTTACCGGGTGGATGACGGCGAGTTAATCAACCAATAA
- a CDS encoding glycosyltransferase produces MWETVCFLLILILACYGVFYLVQDLGRLVRHRPGPPVSLLVVLQDRAADAEYLMRRLAAWRTQQWVNFDVVVVDDGSRDDTAGILRGLQGNLAFRLVTLEPAAAAEQSGQPDRALLNGLLYCHNALVWVVDLRKLPSAMLAEKVFRVFFCQGWR; encoded by the coding sequence ATGTGGGAGACTGTCTGCTTTTTGCTTATTTTAATCCTGGCCTGCTACGGTGTGTTTTACCTGGTGCAGGACCTGGGCCGCCTGGTCAGGCACCGGCCCGGACCGCCGGTGAGCCTGCTGGTGGTGCTGCAGGACAGGGCGGCGGATGCGGAGTACCTGATGCGCCGGCTGGCGGCCTGGCGCACCCAGCAGTGGGTAAATTTTGACGTGGTGGTGGTGGATGACGGTTCCCGGGATGATACAGCGGGTATTCTCAGGGGGCTGCAGGGCAACCTGGCCTTTCGCCTGGTAACCCTGGAACCGGCTGCGGCGGCTGAACAGTCCGGCCAACCGGACCGGGCCCTGCTTAACGGGCTGCTGTACTGCCATAATGCCCTGGTGTGGGTGGTGGATTTGCGCAAACTGCCCAGCGCCATGCTGGCGGAAAAGGTTTTTCGTGTATTTTTCTGCCAGGGCTGGAGGTAA
- a CDS encoding DUF2922 domain-containing protein yields the protein MSKTLELIFVNTAGSKVTLRVAEPRDNLLESEVRAVMEQIVAKDIFTSPGGSLVGVAGARLVSRDVTEMDIV from the coding sequence ATGAGCAAAACGCTGGAACTGATTTTTGTCAACACTGCCGGCAGCAAGGTTACCCTGCGGGTGGCCGAACCCAGGGATAACCTGCTGGAATCTGAAGTGCGGGCCGTGATGGAGCAAATTGTGGCCAAAGATATTTTCACCAGCCCCGGCGGCAGCCTGGTGGGGGTGGCCGGCGCCCGCCTGGTCAGCCGGGATGTAACCGAAATGGATATTGTCTAA
- the hpf gene encoding ribosome hibernation-promoting factor, HPF/YfiA family, with amino-acid sequence MKVQVRGKNIQVTPALRDYVEKRLNKLDRFLDNMGEAVATLVVEGDSHKIEVTIPVNGMLLRGEEATGEMYSSVDLVVEKLERQIERYKARINRRSGRSATGAVAEADKPADEAPQVIKTKRFAIKPMSLDEAILQMNLLGHDFFVFSNAETEQTNVVYRRKDGNYGLIEPTF; translated from the coding sequence GTGAAAGTGCAAGTTCGCGGTAAGAACATTCAAGTGACTCCGGCCCTGCGGGACTATGTGGAAAAGCGTTTAAACAAGCTGGACAGATTCCTGGATAATATGGGAGAAGCCGTAGCAACCCTGGTAGTGGAAGGCGATTCACATAAGATTGAGGTTACCATCCCGGTTAACGGGATGCTGTTGAGGGGCGAAGAAGCCACCGGCGAAATGTATTCCTCGGTGGATCTGGTGGTGGAAAAACTGGAGCGCCAGATTGAGCGCTACAAAGCCAGGATTAACCGCCGCAGCGGCCGCAGCGCAACCGGTGCCGTGGCTGAAGCGGATAAACCGGCGGATGAGGCACCCCAGGTCATTAAAACCAAGCGGTTTGCCATCAAGCCCATGTCTTTGGACGAGGCTATCCTGCAGATGAACCTGCTGGGGCATGACTTTTTTGTTTTTTCCAACGCAGAAACCGAACAAACCAACGTGGTTTACCGGCGTAAAGACGGCAACTACGGACTAATTGAACCGACCTTTTAA
- a CDS encoding ATP-binding protein, translated as MAKNQAGEGGCLLLKEDLTRYPEYAGNIMRAVKIKLAGEMAAGIAHEIRNPMTAVRGLLQVLEKEAACPGFAEYLQVMLRELDQANAVISEVLLLAPAKASKTRLLQLNDLLFDLLPAIAHQARQSGSQVLFEPGNIPPLWLNEQEISKLICNLVYNGLEAMPEGGNLTVKTFLDDPDVVLAVQDQGKGIKVDVLNKLGIPFFTTKDHGTGLGLAVCYSVAARHNANIVVETGTKGSTFLVRFQPQP; from the coding sequence ATGGCGAAAAACCAGGCAGGTGAGGGCGGTTGTCTTTTGCTGAAGGAAGATTTAACCCGCTACCCGGAGTACGCCGGCAATATCATGCGGGCGGTAAAAATTAAGCTGGCCGGGGAAATGGCGGCGGGCATTGCCCACGAAATACGCAACCCCATGACCGCCGTGCGGGGGCTGCTGCAGGTGCTGGAAAAAGAAGCAGCCTGTCCCGGTTTTGCCGAATACCTGCAGGTGATGCTGCGGGAACTGGATCAGGCCAACGCCGTCATTTCCGAAGTGCTGCTGCTGGCGCCTGCCAAAGCCTCTAAGACCAGGTTGCTTCAACTCAACGACCTCTTGTTTGACCTGTTGCCTGCCATTGCCCACCAGGCCCGGCAGTCGGGCAGCCAAGTGCTGTTTGAACCGGGCAACATCCCGCCGCTGTGGCTGAACGAGCAAGAAATCAGCAAACTTATTTGCAATCTGGTATACAACGGTCTGGAAGCTATGCCGGAAGGCGGCAACCTGACCGTTAAAACCTTTCTGGACGACCCGGATGTTGTGCTGGCGGTGCAGGACCAGGGCAAAGGCATCAAGGTGGATGTGCTGAACAAGCTGGGGATACCGTTTTTTACCACCAAAGACCATGGTACCGGCCTGGGCCTGGCGGTTTGCTACAGCGTTGCCGCCCGGCACAATGCCAATATTGTGGTGGAAACCGGCACTAAAGGCAGCACCTTCCTGGTCCGTTTTCAACCTCAACCATAA
- a CDS encoding ComF family protein, with amino-acid sequence MHPLWEALLNLLFPRRPGCPLCGRAGPADLCPACRQLLADWAAKPKCRVCGRPLALPEQQAVLCGRCRRRLPPFELARAAGPYEGGLRQAIHLLKYRGRKSLAPLLGQIMAASLPAHSPLRDAQLVLPVPMARGRLRERGFNQAELLAASTARCLNLPLANRLLVKSFDTPPQTGLNRQQRQQNLQGAFQVTAPAQIAGRRILLVDDVFTTGATAAAVAGLLKQHGAAGVYVLTAANTEQDRAGSKC; translated from the coding sequence ATGCACCCCCTGTGGGAAGCGCTGCTTAACTTGTTGTTTCCCCGGCGGCCCGGTTGCCCGCTGTGCGGCCGGGCCGGCCCGGCGGATTTATGCCCGGCCTGCCGGCAACTGCTGGCGGATTGGGCGGCCAAACCCAAATGCCGGGTCTGCGGCCGGCCCCTGGCCCTGCCGGAGCAGCAGGCTGTCCTGTGCGGCCGCTGCCGCCGCAGGCTGCCGCCCTTTGAGCTGGCCCGGGCGGCGGGCCCCTATGAAGGCGGCTTGCGGCAGGCCATTCACCTTTTAAAATACCGGGGCCGCAAATCCCTGGCGCCGCTGCTGGGCCAAATCATGGCGGCAAGCCTGCCGGCCCACTCACCGCTGCGGGATGCCCAGTTGGTGCTGCCGGTACCCATGGCCCGGGGGCGTTTAAGGGAGCGGGGCTTTAACCAGGCCGAGCTGCTGGCCGCATCAACAGCCCGGTGCTTAAACCTGCCCCTGGCCAACCGCCTGCTGGTAAAAAGCTTTGACACCCCGCCCCAAACCGGGCTGAACCGGCAGCAGCGGCAGCAAAACCTGCAGGGAGCCTTTCAGGTAACAGCACCGGCGCAAATTGCCGGCCGCCGCATCCTGCTGGTGGACGATGTTTTTACCACCGGGGCAACGGCGGCAGCCGTTGCGGGCCTGCTTAAACAGCACGGGGCGGCCGGGGTGTATGTTCTGACAGCGGCCAACACCGAGCAAGACCGGGCCGGTTCAAAGTGCTAA
- the metK gene encoding methionine adenosyltransferase encodes MSRKLFTSESVTEGHPDKVADQISDAILDAILAKDPMARVACETFVTTGLVLVGGEISCKCYVDIPKVARETVLEIGYTRAKYGFDGDTCAVLTAIDEQSPDIAMGVDKALEAKTGEMTEEEIEAIGAGDQGMMFGFATDETPELMPLPISLAHQMARRLAEVRKTGLVDYLRPDGKTQVTVEYDGDRPARIDTVVISTQHHPEAELAVIRQDMIEKVARYVLPPELVDNQTRFFINPTGRFVIGGPHGDAGLTGRKIIVDTYGGRARHGGGAFSGKDPTKVDRSASYAARYVAKNIVAAGLAKRCEVQVAYAIGVARPVSVRVQTFGTGTVSDDVIIRLINRHFDLRPAGIIKTLDLRRPIYKQTAAYGHFGRPDLDLPWERTDKAALLRAEAGLK; translated from the coding sequence TTGAGCAGAAAACTTTTTACTTCAGAATCCGTAACTGAAGGCCACCCTGATAAAGTGGCGGATCAAATTTCCGATGCCATATTGGATGCCATCCTGGCCAAAGACCCCATGGCCAGGGTTGCTTGCGAAACCTTTGTGACCACCGGTCTGGTGCTGGTGGGCGGGGAAATTTCCTGCAAGTGCTATGTTGATATTCCCAAAGTGGCCCGGGAAACCGTGTTGGAAATCGGTTACACCAGGGCCAAATACGGCTTTGACGGTGACACCTGCGCCGTTCTCACCGCCATTGACGAACAATCCCCCGATATTGCCATGGGTGTGGACAAGGCCCTGGAGGCAAAAACCGGCGAGATGACCGAGGAAGAAATCGAAGCCATCGGCGCCGGCGACCAGGGAATGATGTTTGGTTTCGCCACCGACGAAACACCCGAACTGATGCCCCTGCCCATCTCCCTGGCCCACCAAATGGCCCGCCGCTTGGCGGAAGTGCGCAAAACCGGCCTGGTAGACTACCTGCGGCCGGACGGCAAAACCCAGGTGACGGTGGAATACGACGGCGACCGGCCGGCCCGCATTGACACAGTGGTTATTTCCACCCAGCACCACCCGGAAGCAGAGCTGGCTGTTATTCGCCAGGATATGATTGAAAAGGTGGCCCGTTATGTGTTGCCGCCGGAGCTGGTAGACAACCAGACCCGCTTCTTCATTAACCCCACCGGCCGTTTTGTGATTGGCGGCCCCCATGGGGATGCCGGGCTCACCGGCCGTAAAATTATTGTCGATACCTACGGCGGCCGGGCCCGCCACGGCGGCGGCGCCTTCTCGGGCAAAGACCCCACCAAGGTAGACCGTTCCGCCAGCTATGCAGCCCGCTATGTGGCGAAAAACATTGTGGCCGCCGGCCTGGCCAAACGCTGCGAAGTGCAGGTGGCTTATGCCATCGGGGTAGCCCGCCCGGTATCCGTACGGGTACAAACCTTCGGCACCGGAACAGTCAGTGACGATGTAATTATCCGGCTCATCAACCGCCACTTCGACCTGCGCCCCGCCGGCATTATCAAAACCCTGGACCTGCGCCGGCCCATTTACAAACAAACCGCAGCCTACGGCCACTTTGGCCGCCCTGATTTGGACCTGCCCTGGGAGCGCACCGACAAAGCCGCCCTCCTGCGGGCAGAAGCCGGTCTCAAATAG
- a CDS encoding YlmC/YmxH family sporulation protein has product MLKATQLAVKDIVNLSDGAKLGPVKDLHIDPATGRVVALVLQAPRRYFGLVRSGKDMVIPWELVKKFGLDTVLVELEPMDRSYYEVK; this is encoded by the coding sequence ATGTTAAAAGCAACCCAACTGGCAGTCAAGGATATTGTCAACCTCAGCGACGGCGCCAAACTGGGGCCGGTGAAGGATCTGCACATTGATCCGGCCACCGGACGGGTGGTGGCCCTGGTGCTGCAGGCCCCCCGCCGCTATTTCGGCCTGGTGCGGTCGGGCAAAGATATGGTGATTCCCTGGGAACTGGTGAAAAAGTTCGGCCTGGATACCGTCCTGGTGGAGCTGGAACCCATGGATCGTTCCTATTATGAAGTAAAATAA
- the murJ gene encoding murein biosynthesis integral membrane protein MurJ, protein MSTGKVIARATLVIAVINLLSRILGFVREQVIAYMFGATGVTDAYVVAYNIPNAVFAIIIGALATVVVPVFSEYAAQGRREEAWRLFNTVITLVVIVFSLFTLVGVWAAPLLVKLTAPGLSAEVAGLATRLTVIMLPILVFYGLSTVFQGLLNANQVFGIPALSVSVTNLTIIAAALTLGSVYGIDGLAAGTVLGFVLAALMQLPKLRQVGFRFRFSIDLRHPGVRQVLHLVLPVAIGTSLNQIYLIIDRILASGLAEGSISALNYANRIILMPITFFVLAVGTAFYPAITTLAARGQRQELADTVVRAGRMVILFSLPAGIGLMVLATPVIKLLFEHGQFTPRATAMTAFALSMYAVGLVGQAANIILTRAFYAQQDTRTPVKLMAVTVAINLAFSLLLIGPLKHGGLALANSLASLANTAMLAWFLNRRLPGLLNAGLAKFAGQTALATAAMAAAAWSVQAGAAGLAAAHGTLGLALQVGAAIGTGLLVFVAAVFLLKMEEATLAARYGGKWLARLRGRRTKTDPGA, encoded by the coding sequence TTGTCCACCGGAAAAGTCATTGCCCGGGCCACCCTGGTCATTGCGGTAATTAACCTGCTGTCCCGCATCCTGGGGTTTGTGCGGGAACAGGTGATAGCTTATATGTTTGGCGCCACCGGCGTCACCGACGCCTATGTGGTGGCCTATAACATTCCCAATGCGGTTTTTGCCATTATCATCGGCGCTCTGGCCACCGTGGTGGTGCCGGTGTTCAGCGAATACGCCGCCCAGGGCCGGCGGGAGGAGGCCTGGCGGCTGTTCAACACCGTCATTACCCTGGTGGTGATTGTTTTTTCCTTGTTTACCCTGGTGGGAGTTTGGGCGGCGCCCTTGCTGGTTAAACTGACCGCCCCGGGGTTAAGCGCCGAAGTGGCCGGGCTGGCCACCCGGCTGACCGTAATTATGCTGCCCATCCTGGTATTTTACGGTTTGTCCACCGTATTTCAGGGGCTGTTAAACGCCAACCAGGTATTTGGCATCCCGGCCCTCAGTGTCAGTGTCACCAATCTTACCATTATTGCGGCGGCCCTGACCCTGGGCAGCGTCTACGGCATCGACGGCCTGGCCGCCGGGACGGTGCTGGGGTTTGTGCTGGCCGCCCTGATGCAGCTTCCCAAACTGCGCCAGGTGGGCTTCCGCTTCCGGTTCAGCATCGACCTGCGGCATCCCGGCGTACGCCAGGTGCTGCACCTGGTGCTGCCGGTGGCCATTGGCACCTCGCTCAACCAGATTTATCTGATTATCGACCGCATCCTGGCCTCCGGCCTGGCGGAGGGCAGTATTTCCGCCCTCAACTATGCCAACCGGATTATCCTGATGCCTATTACTTTTTTTGTGCTGGCGGTGGGCACCGCCTTTTACCCTGCCATCACCACCCTGGCCGCCCGGGGGCAAAGGCAGGAACTGGCGGATACAGTGGTGCGGGCCGGCCGGATGGTTATTTTATTTTCCCTGCCGGCGGGCATCGGGCTGATGGTGCTAGCCACCCCTGTCATCAAGCTGCTGTTTGAGCACGGCCAATTTACCCCCCGGGCCACGGCGATGACCGCCTTTGCTCTCTCCATGTATGCTGTCGGCCTGGTGGGACAGGCGGCCAACATTATTCTTACCCGGGCCTTTTATGCCCAGCAGGATACCCGGACGCCGGTGAAACTGATGGCGGTTACGGTGGCCATCAACCTGGCCTTCAGCCTGCTGCTCATCGGCCCCTTAAAGCACGGCGGCCTGGCCCTGGCCAACTCCCTTGCTTCCCTGGCCAACACCGCCATGCTGGCCTGGTTCCTCAACCGGCGCCTACCCGGTTTGCTCAATGCCGGTCTGGCTAAATTTGCCGGGCAAACTGCCCTGGCCACTGCTGCCATGGCGGCCGCGGCCTGGTCGGTGCAGGCCGGGGCGGCGGGGTTGGCGGCGGCCCACGGCACCCTGGGGCTGGCGCTGCAGGTGGGGGCGGCCATCGGCACCGGTTTGCTGGTTTTTGTGGCGGCGGTGTTCCTGCTGAAAATGGAAGAAGCCACCCTGGCGGCCCGGTACGGCGGCAAATGGCTGGCCCGCCTGCGGGGCCGGCGCACCAAAACTGACCCCGGCGCATAA